CAGTACTTTGTGAAATGAAAATAACAAAAAAGGTAAGCAAAATAAATATGTGCTTACCTTTAATCATATTTTTAATATTTAGTTTATTAAACAATTTTTCCGTTTACAGCTTTTATTTTTTTGAATAATCCAACTGAAACTTCTCCATTAAAAGGTTTTCCACCTTCGTAATATGCCTCATCACCTGTCATTGGTTTATTATCATGTTGTTCAATTACCAAAGTTCCTTCAGGAGTTTTATATTTTTTAAGATTTCCTGTTTTTGTAACTTTTCCTTCATTAAAAGTAAACCATTCTTCTTCTGTTGTATATTTCCCGTTTGCAAGTGGTTTTAAATTTACAACTAAATTATCGCCAACTGAAATAACTGCAGTTTTATTTTCTGAATACAAGCTAGTTTGAGTGCCATCAGAAAGGGTTAATTTATGTACATGTTTTTTATGTACAACTTTACTATCGTGAATTTCATAAATGAAATTAGAAGTTGAACTCTGATAAAAACCATCAGCAATAGGTTCAAGGTTACAGCTTACTTCCTGTCCCTGAGTTCCGATTGAATCTTCTGCATGACGTCTGTGAATCTCCATATCAAACCCTGCCGTAACATGAACCAGACTTAAGTGTAAATGTTTTGCAATAATGTTATGTAAATATTGTTCAATATTTAAATCTTCAATTTGTTTTGGGTTTACAAAATATAGAAATGCGCTGTGGTTTAATTCTTTTTGTAAAACCACAATAGATTTATCAATATAATTTATAAAATAAACTACAGCCTCGGGTTTATGAATGTGTAATTTATTTGAATCGTGAGCATAATCCCATTTAACAGTGGTTTTATTATGGTCTTTATCAATAATAACTTCGCCATTCTCCTGAAAAGTATATTTTTCATCATCATCTTTACCATCAATCAAAATCCATGTATGCCCTTTTAAAAGGTTGTGAAATTCACCGTGATGGCTTATACTTTTTAATATTGGTGCTGCATTGGCTATAAACTGTTTCATAATAATTTAATTAAACGCAAGGTTCACTCCATGCGTGAACGTCAAAATTATAAAAAAAAATCAAAAATAATAGAAATTCAAACTGATAATTAAATCTTAAATAAAAACTGTATTTTTGAAAAAAAAATTATGATAACCACCGAACATTTAAGGGACCTGGTCGAAAGACGTGATGCTCTGAGGAGGTATCTTTGACATAGATAGCAAAACTATCGAAATAGAAGAAGAAGAACTTAAAACTCAATCGCCAGATTTTTGGGATAACCCGAAGGAAGCTGAAAAACAGCTTAAGAAAGTTGCAATTTTAAAAGTATGGACAAATAATTATAGTCAGGTAAATGCTGCTGTTGAAGATCTTCAGCTTATTTCTGATTTTTATAAATCTGGTGATGCTACCGAAGCCGATGTTGACGAACAATACGAAAAAACCTTAGCTTTATTAGAGGCTCTGGAACTGAAAAATATGCTTAGTGAGGAAGAAGATAAACTAAGTGCTATTGTTAAAATTAATTCTGGTGCAGGAGGTACAGAAAGTCTTGATTGGGCGGGTATGCTTATGCGAATGTATATGCGCTGGGGCGAGCAACATGATTATAAAATAAGGGAAATAGATTTTCAACCAGGCGATGAGGCAGGTGTAAAGTCCGTAACATTAGAGTTTGAAGGTGAATTTGCATATGGGTACTTAAAAAGCGAAACCGGAGTTCACCGTTTAGTACGTATTTCGCCATTTAATGCTCAGGGAAAACGTCAGACAACCTTTGCATCTGTTTTTATCTCACCAGTTATTGATGATAGTATTGAAATAACTGTTAATGCTTCGGAATTAGAGTGGGATACTTTCAGATCCAGCGGACCGGGTGGACAAAATGTGAACAAAGTTGAAACAGGAGTCAGATTAAGACATATTCCTTCAGGTATTGTTGTTGAAAATCAGGAGACACGTTCGCAGCTTAACAATAGGGAAAATGCAATTAAACTTTTAAAATCCCAGTTGTACGAAATAGAATTGCAAAAGCGTCGCGAGAAGCAAGCTGAGATTGAAGGGCAGAAGAAAAAAATTGAGTGGGGTTCACAAATTCGAAGCTATACTTTACATCCCTATAAACTTGTTAAAGATGTTCGCACCGATTTTGAAACCTCAGATGCTAACGGTGTTTTAGATGGTAAACTTGATGGTTTTATAAAATCGTACTTAATGGAGTTTGGCAGGAAACATTAGGATAAAAGCAAGAAAAGACAATTTTGTAAATAATAATATACGTTGTTATATTTAATATAACTCGATATCATATTTATAAAGCAACCCTTGTATGCCATTTAAAGAAAATTTTGCTTTCTTCAACCGATTTATTTCCGGATCAATTAAATAATTATACGAAGTTCTGAAGTCAGTTTTTTCTAAATTCGTATTGTTGAAAATAGCGCGTGTCAGGTCGCAGTTGTCGAATATAGAATTACTTAAATTAGTTTCAGTAAAATCTACTTCGTTAAGTATAGAGTTTCTGAACGTTGTTTTTTTTAAGTTCAGTTTGTGAAAAGAGGAGAGGGTTAAGTTACAATCCTCAAATCTAAATGCAAGTAAAAACGGGTTGCAATTAGTGAAAATAATCCCTAACAATTTACAATTTTTAAATATAATATCACGAAAAGCCGTATTTGAGAATTTTACCAGAC
The window above is part of the Bacteroidia bacterium genome. Proteins encoded here:
- a CDS encoding pentapeptide repeat-containing protein is translated as MEKVYIESKTFEKINFKETELIKGEYENCVFNNCDFSDILFSNINFTECKFIDCNFSLVKFSNTAFRDIIFKNCKLLGIIFTNCNPFLLAFRFEDCNLTLSSFHKLNLKKTTFRNSILNEVDFTETNLSNSIFDNCDLTRAIFNNTNLEKTDFRTSYNYLIDPEINRLKKAKFSLNGIQGLLYKYDIELY
- the prfB gene encoding peptide chain release factor 2 (programmed frameshift); protein product: MITTEHLRDLVERRDALRRYLDIDSKTIEIEEEELKTQSPDFWDNPKEAEKQLKKVAILKVWTNNYSQVNAAVEDLQLISDFYKSGDATEADVDEQYEKTLALLEALELKNMLSEEEDKLSAIVKINSGAGGTESLDWAGMLMRMYMRWGEQHDYKIREIDFQPGDEAGVKSVTLEFEGEFAYGYLKSETGVHRLVRISPFNAQGKRQTTFASVFISPVIDDSIEITVNASELEWDTFRSSGPGGQNVNKVETGVRLRHIPSGIVVENQETRSQLNNRENAIKLLKSQLYEIELQKRREKQAEIEGQKKKIEWGSQIRSYTLHPYKLVKDVRTDFETSDANGVLDGKLDGFIKSYLMEFGRKH